The Prionailurus viverrinus isolate Anna chromosome X, UM_Priviv_1.0, whole genome shotgun sequence genome segment GCCCCAACCACTGGTTCTTCCTCTTGCCCAGCCATGCCAAATCAGACTCTAGAGATTCCAAACCTCAGgggtggcatttaaaaaaaaatctgtctcccccaccccccaatataCTTCTACTTATGCTTACCAGGTCAGGACTGACTCTGGGGAGAAGCTCTCCTCTTGGGGACACTCCTGACTTTCATGGGAAACCAAAGCTTGTCTCCTCTGCCACCATCCCAGGAAGGCTAAAGCAGGAGAGCATCCCAGAACAGCAGAGGGTCTGCTCCCTAAAAACCTCAAGGTAGCTCACCAACACTCACTGAAAACCCGCATATAGCTAGgagatacaaaggaaaaatatttaagctAGCTTGGGTTGGAAGAGGGAGTGCAAGGAAGGTTTCAAAGAGAGGATGAGTACTGAAACATGACCAGAGATTAGCCAAGCAAATTTTGGATGGTAGAATAGCATACTTCAGGGcttagaaacagagagaaaggcaaattcaGAGAAGTCACATGTTCAGGTATGGCTGGATTAGGTGCATGTGTGTAAGCATAAAACATGAGGTTGGAGGTAACTGATGGGAAATGAGACTGAAAAAACCAGAAGCCAGAAAATGGAGAGCTTTCCTGGTTTCCTGTGCTAGAGAGTTTGAACTTAATCTTGAAAGCAATTAAGAGGCCCTGAAGTTTTAAAACATGGCAAAGGGGTAGAGTGGCACTTAGGATTAgatttccattttagaaagatcGTTGGCTACTGGATGGATAATTGATTGCAGAAGTGGAATTAGAGAAACCAGTTTGAGGTGCCTATGAGATTTCCAGATGGACAAGAGATAACAGCTGCATGGTTTGAACTAAAGTTTAGGTAGTGGAGATGGAGACAAGTGGATGCATTCAGaacatattttgaaggtaaatcTTATAGGAGTTTATAACTGATTACATGTCAAGAAGAGGGGAGGAATCAAGGATGACTGGCTTGTGTTGCTGGACGAGGGATGCTCCTCGTGAGATAGGGAACACTGTGTGAGGAATAGTTTGAaggtggagggagaagagagcagatgattttatatttgcaaatgttgagtttgaggtgccATTAAAACATTCATATGGGGTCAATCAAAATGCAGTTGATTATACAAATCTTGAGTTCAGGAGAGAGATCTGTGCCAGAGGTATGGATTCAGGAGTCACTGGCATAGAGACAGAACGATGAGACCACCCTTAGAGAATGTGAAGAATAAGAAAGAGAAGTCTAGAAGTCCAGATGAAACCCTGGAGGGAATAGTCAGATTTATACAGTgggcacaagaaaaaaaaaacttatgaagAAGACTTAGAAGAATCATTTTGAGGGGCAAGGAAAACTGGGAGGGGTATTACAGAAGACAAGGGAGAGGACAGTTCTATGAAGGAGAGGGACAAAGTGAGATGACGGAAAGATGACTGCTGGGTCTGGGAACAATATGATTGTTGGTAACCTTAGTTTCAGCAGGGGGCTAATGGCAGAAGCCAGGCTGCAGAGGGTTGGGCATTTGGTgggatggggaagaaaagagacatCAACATTAAATGGCTTGTTTAGGAATCTTGATGGCAAGAAAATGATGAGGATAGGGTAAGAGCTGCACAGGGAGGAGGTCAGATAGGGAGCTCAAAGAAAGTGCTAAATATTTGAAGTAGTCACCAGGAGATGCTCACCAGGGAGAAGTAGAAGGACTTCCAGAGAACACTGAAAGCCCCACTGAGATGCAGTCATGATCAGGATAGGGTAGAGTTGTGCCAGCTTAGTAGTTAGTAACAATACCAATGCGTGGAAAGGACCTGTGCAGTTGGTAAGTgccagagctgagattcaaactaGATTTCCCTCCCCATCCCATCAACTGTGTAgtgccccctcctccactccacgCTGCTTTTCATCAACATTGACCTTGTCATACTCATCACTGATGAAGAGTATTGACTGTCATCTCTCCACCCAATGCTGCAGAGGCACAAcagattttaatatatgtttaaaatattcaataattaaTAAGTATAATATATTTCCTCCCTCAGGTGGTTTAGAATTTGAAGAGACAAGATATTTGGCAAATTCATATACatagaaaatgatgaaattttgtctctgtttctctttatctgtctctctctctctggctctctttctctatgtgtctctgtctctgtttttttctctctctccctttctggctctcttctgtgtttctctgtctctctgtctctccatttccctccttcctctgatCCCTCTCTCAACCTTTTTTCCCAACAGCAGGCAGCTCTAGTCCCTTACACTGAAGTGTCATTGGCTCATTTAGAAAGTCCATATCTTATAGTCCCTCAAACCTCTTTATCACTTTCATCCACTCATTAAGAAGAGATTTGTTAACATCTGTTCTGAGTAATGTACTATGCAAGTAACCTgagatacagagatgaataagataCAGTCCTTGCCCTCAAGTAGCTCACATAATAGTGGGGAAGAACACAGATTTAAGAAGGAAACTGAAATACAGTGTAATAACTACTATTTGTAGCTGTTTTCTCATATATACAATAGGATTATTAGTACCTACCACAAAAAGTTGTTGTGATGATTGACTTAACTGTATAAAGTGCTTATAATGGTCACATCAGAAACACTATGTAAGTgttgctatcattattattattactgttactactactactactacgtTGGAGGTAAGTAAACACAAAATGCTGCAAGAACATGGAGAAGTGGCACTTGTTCCAAGCTAGAGGAAGAGGTATATGAATTGAACCCTAAACAGAGAGAAGTCActacacagagagagaagaatgccAGGCATCCTGCATAGAAGGAACAGCCTGCAGTCAGGTTTGGAAGCAAAAGACAACATGACATGATTGAGGAACTGAAAGTAATTTAGTTCAGCAAGAATATGAGGAGGGCAATGGCAAGAGATGAAACTTGAGAGGTCATAGAGTACAAACAAGTCTGGACTTTATCCTTTAGCCAATGGGGAGCCACTAGAATGCTTTATGTAGACACTTGATCAGATTAATGTGTTGAAAGATCACCTTAGCAACGTGGAGAGTGAATTGTATGAGACAAGATTGGAAATAAGACAAGTTAGGAAGTCATTGCTATATTCTGGGGGGAGAAAGGATGATGAAGCACTGATTTGAGCAAGTAGCAGTAGCGATAGGGAGAAGGGTACCATGGATTTGAGGTATTGCAAGAGGTAGAGTTGGTGACACATTGATCATGGAAGGTGATGAATAAGCATGAAAGGCATCAAGAATCACTCCCAAGATTGTAGTCTGGTGCAAGGGGATGAATAGATGTATCATTCAGTGATCACAGGGGACCCAGGGAAGAACTGTTTGGGGAAGAGTGCGAGAGGAGAAGTGATGAGTTCTCTTTTGAACATGtcaaatttgaggggcgcctgggtggctcagtcggttaagcgtccgacttcagctcaggtcacgatcttgcggtccgcgagttcgagccccgcgtcgggctctgggctgatggctcagagcctggagcctgcttccgattctgtgtctccctctctctctgcccctcccccgttcatgctgtgtctctctctgtctcaaaaataaataaatgttaaaaaaaattaaaaaaaaagaacatgtcaaATTTGAGGTGCGTATAGCATTTCCAAgaggacatttaaaatttttttaacatttatttatttttgagacagagagagacagagcatgaatgggggagggtcagagagagagggagacacagaatccgaaacaggctccaggctctgagctgtcagcacagagcccgatgtggggcttgaactgacagaccacgagatcatgacctgagctgaagtcggacgcttaaccgactgagccacccaggtgccccccaagtgGACATTTAAATACGTGATTGCTCTGCCAGTCTTGAAGCCCAGGAGGAAGGTCTATGATGGAAATTCAGATTTGGAAGTGCCAATTGCTAGGTTGGAGATCAAGTCATGGGGTGGATTAAGTCCATTTAAGATGAAGTCATGGGACACTTGCTCAGGGATGGAGTGTTGATTGAGAAAGGAATGGACTTCTGAGGAATACTTGAATTTAAGAGATGATTAGGAAAAGAGAAATCTTGAAGAAGGTTAAAATGGAATAGCCAGATTAGGGGGGCTGAAAAGTGAGTGGGCTGGAAGGTCTTGTAGAGAATGGGGAAAAGGATGTGCCCTTGACCCTCAGGGTCTTGAACCTTGGCAAGAGTGTGGGGGCTTGCACCTTGAGCACTGAAAAATCCTAGACAGCTCTGAGATTCTAAAGGACTGGCTCAGATGCTTTCTTCCTTCAAAGCCCTCCATTGTGGAATAGTTCCCCTTTCCTCTGTTTATCCTAGTGCCCCTAGAAGATAGCCTAGGGAATTTTAGGGCTCCCCTTAGGCCTTGGCACAACCTTTGCTAGAATCTTTCCACATTTTATGAGAGGCCAGACCTCGTAAGGGGATCTATTAAGAGAGCATGTAGGAAATGTCTGAGTGTGTTATGCATGCAGGAGGCCTTACTTAGGCTGGCTTGCAGAGGGAATTTGGGCAGGGTTGGGAGGACCTGAACTCTCAGAGTGTGGACAGAAGTGTTTTTTGCTTACCCCAACCTGCCCTGGAGATTTTCCCCTTGGGAAGGATGACTCAGGGTTAGACCACTGCCCTCTAGGCCCCTGGATATCTAAGAGGCCTCTAATAACCTGAAGTCCAAAGCTATATCTTAGGACCTGTTCCTCCTGTTCCAGTCTCCTGGAATTTGGCCTCAGTCTGCAActgaggggccctgtggcactgtTGCTGGGCAATGCATTAAACAGCGGCTTTGAATACAGAACTGTGCCAGCGAACAGCCTGACCTGGAGCTAATGCGTCCAGCACAACCGCCACTTCCACCACTACCTTCTCAGAAAAGAGTCACTCGTCTGGCTCTTGGCTTTGTCTGGCTGCCAACCTAAGGCATGTGCCTACGCAGGAGGTGATGACATTTTGGCTCcactttcaaagtttttttttttctttctcatgtgtTATTTCTAAAGATAACAAAGGTCAAAAGGCATCCAGCATTTTCTGGTTTCTCATAAGCTTCTGGTCAATATTTAATCTGGTTTATGGATTTTTTTAGGTCTTCTAGATGCCTTCTTGAGCCTGCTTGTGGCCACCCACAGACACTTGTAAGGAGGAGGGAAATCAGCCTGGTAGAGACACTCTGAAATGAGGGATTAAAGGCCAAGATCCAAGGAGTGAGAGCTGCAGCCAGAAGGCAAGGGAGCAGGTACTGAAGACGCTTCTGCTGAGAGGTCTGCCATGGCCTCTGTTGGTTTCCAGCTTGTAGGCTACATCCTGGGCCTCCTGGGGTTGCTGGGCACTCTGGTAGCCATGCTGCTCCCCAGCTGGCGAACCAGCTCCTACGTTGGCACCAGCATCGTGACGGCAGTCGGCTTCTCCAAGGGCCTCTGGATGGAGTGTGCCACACACAGCACAGGCATCACCCAGTGTGACATCTATAGCACGCTTCTAGGCTTGCCTGCTGACATCCAGGCTGCCCAGGCCATGATGGTAACATCCAGTGCAGTCTCTTCATTGGCCTGCATCGTCTCTGTGGTGGGCATGAGATGCACAATCTTCTGCCAGGACTCCAGAGTCAAAGACAGATTGGCGGTGGTAGGAGGAGTCTTCTTCATCCTTGGAGGCCTCCTGGGCTTCATCCCTGTTGCCTGGAATCTTCACGGGATCCTGCGGGACTTCTACTCCCCACTGGTACCTGACAGCATGAAATTTGAGATCGGAGAGGCTCTTTACCTGGGCATTATTTCCTCCCTGTTCTCCTTGGTAGCTGGAATCATCCTCTGCTTTTCCTGCCCACTCCAGGGAAATCGCTCCAACTACTATGATGCCTATCAGGCCCAGCCCCTCGCAACTCGGGGCTCTCCAAGACCTGGTCAACCACCCAAGGTCAAGAGTGAGTTTAACTCCTACAGCCTGACAGGGTATGTGTGAAGAACCAGGGGCCAGAGCTGGGGATAGGGGTGGCTGGGTCTGTGAAAAACAGTGGACAGCACCCCCCGCCCAAGGGCCATAAGTAAGGGACATTGCCACTGGACCATGTCAGAAGGTGCTGCTGAGGATAGACTGACTTTGGCCACTGGATCAGGCAAAGGCAAAAATGGGAACTGGTGTGACAGCATGCAGGTTGAATTGTCAAGATGCTTGCCAAGCcagcctttctgttttcttcaccttGCCCACCACCCACTCCTCACCTGGAGTCCTCAACCCTCAACTCCAAACTCCACCTTCTACCCTAGGCCATGCCACAGAAGCTCCCCTCTGCCCTTTGATTTACCTGGGAATCCATCCCCAAACCTACTAATTGTATCCCACTGGCTAATCCTCTCTGTGATCAGAGACCCTCCTTCTGGCTCAGGTCGGCTGTTGGCTCTTAGCTCATTGCTGGGGGATGTGGGGGGAGGAAGAGTGGTGGCTTTTATGGGCATGGCTCTCACCA includes the following:
- the CLDN2 gene encoding claudin-2, with amino-acid sequence MASVGFQLVGYILGLLGLLGTLVAMLLPSWRTSSYVGTSIVTAVGFSKGLWMECATHSTGITQCDIYSTLLGLPADIQAAQAMMVTSSAVSSLACIVSVVGMRCTIFCQDSRVKDRLAVVGGVFFILGGLLGFIPVAWNLHGILRDFYSPLVPDSMKFEIGEALYLGIISSLFSLVAGIILCFSCPLQGNRSNYYDAYQAQPLATRGSPRPGQPPKVKSEFNSYSLTGYV